The proteins below come from a single Polymorphobacter fuscus genomic window:
- a CDS encoding light-harvesting protein, whose protein sequence is MADETKVYPSGLTEKEAEEIQGGLMWGTRIYAAIAILAHILAYMLTPWLK, encoded by the coding sequence ATGGCAGATGAAACAAAGGTTTACCCATCCGGGTTGACCGAAAAGGAAGCCGAAGAAATCCAGGGCGGCCTGATGTGGGGCACCCGGATCTATGCGGCAATCGCGATCCTGGCGCACATCCTGGCGTACATGCTTACGCCTTGGCTCAAGTAA
- a CDS encoding light-harvesting protein: MNEGRIWLYVRPTVGIPLFFIAFVLAALAVHASILNNTTWFAAYWQGAAPVATSAEAPTATATKAG, translated from the coding sequence ATGAATGAAGGTCGTATCTGGCTCTATGTCCGCCCGACGGTTGGTATTCCGTTGTTCTTCATCGCCTTTGTTCTGGCAGCGCTCGCGGTGCACGCGTCGATCCTGAACAACACCACCTGGTTCGCTGCCTATTGGCAGGGCGCCGCTCCGGTCGCGACCAGCGCCGAAGCTCCGACCGCCACCGCCACCAAGGCGGGCTGA